In Juglans microcarpa x Juglans regia isolate MS1-56 chromosome 7D, Jm3101_v1.0, whole genome shotgun sequence, the following are encoded in one genomic region:
- the LOC121238387 gene encoding fasciclin-like arabinogalactan protein 12, translating into MAKQALFSYSIILLVFLFQGITTLAQPATAPAPPAIAPAQPAKPPSPAATPPVQPAKGLAPAPVQFSLVPVQKGPTDIVKILTKAHGYSVFVRLLKNTGVAAQLFDQLNNSNNAFTIFAPTDAAFSSLKPGTINSLSDLQKTQLIQFHILNNLVSLSNFQTLSNPVPTEAGDTSAGEFPLNVTTAGNQVNISTGLVNTTLGGTIYLDNQLAIYQVDNVLLPLDIFVPKPKVAAAPAPTLSKSNATGTAADSPSGGTTSAAKVDASSAVSLSKYEMSLSIGVAVFAFFATKGT; encoded by the coding sequence ATGGCCAAACAGGCTCTCTTTTCTTACTCAATTATTCTACTTGTTTTTCTCTTCCAAGGTATCACAACTTTAGCCCAGCCTGCCACCGCTCCAGCCCCACCCGCCATTGCACCAGCCCAGCCAGCCAAGCCCCCATCCCCGGCTGCAACACCCCCAGTCCAGCCTGCCAAGGGCTTAGCCCCAGCTCCAGTCCAATTCTCTCTGGTCCCAGTACAAAAGGGTCCTACCGACATCGTCAAAATCTTAACCAAAGCCCATGGCTACTCGGTCTTTGTCCGTCTCTTAAAGAACACTGGAGTGGCCGCACAACTATTCGATCAGCTCAACAATTCAAACAATGCGTTTACCATCTTTGCTCCTACGGATGCCGCATTTTCCAGTCTCAAACCGGGCACTATAAACTCTTTGTCCGACTTACAAAAGACTCAACTAATACAATTTCACATTTTGAACAACTTGGTGTCTCTGTCAAACTTCCAGACTCTGAGCAATCCGGTACCAACAGAAGCCGGAGATACCAGTGCCGGGGAATTCCCACTAAACGTAACTACTGCTGGCAATCAAGTGAACATCTCAACTGGCCTCGTAAATACCACTTTGGGTGGTACAATATATTTGGATAATCAGCTTGCCATATATCAAGTGGACAATGTACTTCTTCCCCTAGACATTTTTGTTCCTAAGCCTAAAGTAGCAGCAGCCCCTGCACCAACATTATCCAAGTCGAATGCCACGGGGACAGCCGCAGACAGTCCATCTGGGGGAACTACTTCTGCTGCTAAAGTAGACGCGTCTAGTGCAGTGAGCCTCAGCAAGTATGAAATGTCGTTATCCATTGGAGTTGCTGTGTTTGCATTCTTTGCAACGAAAGGGACTTGA